One stretch of Bombina bombina isolate aBomBom1 chromosome 7, aBomBom1.pri, whole genome shotgun sequence DNA includes these proteins:
- the LOC128636641 gene encoding olfactory receptor 6C74-like, whose product MENTNHTMVIYFIIKGISDIPELQIPIFLLVLLIFVITIGGNVTIFLLVCLDPQLHTPMYFFLGNLSIIDISSISLTLHKILVAFATGDKTIGFLNCVIQMYIFSCLGSNELLILTAMSYDRYVAICKPLHYHMVMSPKVCVLLASACWVIGFGELLPYIILVSHFSCYTSNIINHFFCDLVPLVKLSCSDTRVFQLVMITEGLVLIGLAPFLLTFISYVFIIVSIMKIRCNVGRRKAFYTCSSHLTVVSLLYLTLFWQYQRPTSTDALASNKLFSLFNTAAVPMLNPLIYSLKNKDVKSALRRRRKFFEMLFEIK is encoded by the coding sequence atggAAAATACAAACCATACAATGGTTATATATTTCATAATTAAAGGGATCTCAGACATCCCCGAGCTGCAAATTCCAATTTTCCTTTTGGTTCTCCTCATTTTTGTCATCACTATTGGAGGTAATGTCACAATTTTCCTGCTTGTCTGCCTGGACCCCCAACTACACACCCCCATGTACTTTTTCCTGGGAAACCTGTCTATTATAGACATATCTTCTATCAGCCTTACTCTGCATAAGATCCTTGTTGCATTTGCTACAGGAGATAAAACCATTGGTTTTCTTAACTGCGTCatacaaatgtatattttttcATGCTTGGGATccaatgaacttttgatattgactgcTATGAGCTATGACCGATATGTCGCCATTTGTAAACCCTTACATTATCACATGGTCATGAGCCCCAAAGTCTGCGTTTTGTTGGCATCAGCCTGCTGGGTCATTGGTTTTGGAGAACTTCTGCCTTATATTATATTGGTATCACATTTCTCCTGCTACACGTCCAACATCATCAACCATTTCTTCTGTGACTTGGTACCTCTTGTGAAGTTGTCTTGCAGTGACACCAGGGTCTTCCAGTTAGTAATGATCACAGAGGGATTAGTACTTATTGGCTTGGCTCCATTTCTTCTCACCTTTATCTCTTACGTTTTTATTATTGTTAGTATCATGAAGATCCGTTGCAATGTTGGGAGACGTAAAGCCTTTTACACTTGCTCTTCACACCTCACGGTAGTTAGCCTTCTGTACCTTACCCTCTTTTGGCAATACCAGAGGCCAACTTCAACAGACGCTTTGGCATCCAATAaacttttctctctttttaacaCAGCTGCGGTCCCTATGTTAAATCCGTTAATTTACAGTTTGAAAAATAAAGATGTGAAGTCAGCTCTAAGACGGAGGCGGAAATTCTTTGAGATGttgtttgaaataaaataa